In the Leishmania donovani BPK282A1 complete genome, chromosome 29 genome, one interval contains:
- a CDS encoding flagellar radial spoke protein-like, putative produces the protein MSCSPPSLLLLSLRKNTASRDSTQTPVPPIDAAADW, from the coding sequence ATGTCGTGCTCCCCTccttcgcttcttcttctctcACTGCGAAAAAACACCGCCAGTAGGGACTCCACGCAAACGCCTGTGCCGCCtatcgacgccgctgcagactGGTAA
- a CDS encoding RNA-binding protein, putative produces MLPGRGRGSFQSRGGGRHAGGSNHGRGGAAATAHKSAPARVKRSVVPAFPVVSRGGEPAEPTTPSARLASLQRAQKRQEPQGRRSTHDDGGDDAPPVAVSARRGPATATEEESGGFIPPGSQKQQRGRGRGVNRVGHGRFNESGGARGRGGEGGLRRDRGGFRGGVSASSACAFSSRGRGRGRGGSPYSPHRGGHDSSASHHGEEEHDSNEEAGFDSNTAKSGPRTRVITTVTANGTELPKKLNTKVFVDGLPYTYAAEPGKPTLEEEVLQFASAWKVGKPLRLIKKPGQGFGFLVLQSPNSVSTAVRVLNGRKFLGRTLRVEEPKPKDLERTKDIGGMKDLGKDSFTRQVLLTDLAKVTQPEIIREVLRDVAPQLEKKLEAIKMTSQNRKAFLTFATEAEVTPAITFLDGFHLLGRRISATKAAAPGSLPYSHGATRTPRAAGGLAGKSTAVASPAASGSAAAEADDEEELTVMPLGLEPSKVASAAARRCSRAENVSASATGTGSNVTGRTEKYNLLDDGPKDIYVGNVGEDVTEATLRQHFAPCGAIRKCKILVHPETHLSTGIAHIEFALPAYAAYAQERYHGSRLRGCVLRVDRGETASAPLVAELPPEEAEEDYDEDAYMERYGVKDKRKYFKGTSVAAEMGADPNVDDDDDSSDIEDALTGRAKNASSQKNGKRERVDAKAPAREPAAAAKRQRTEAPESRGKPLTAAVAANDSDDDDDEEHFFDADTVAVAGAGVSSHASCKRTVRKIAADKGRFGKGNHKKAKKR; encoded by the coding sequence ATGCTGCCTGGAAGAGGCCGGGGCAGCTTTCAaagccgcggtggcggtcgccATGCTGGTGGCAGCAACCatgggcgcggcggcgctgcagcgacagctcACAAATCCGCCCCTGCGCGAGTGAAGCGCTCTGTAGTGCCCGCCTTCCCAGTTGTATCTCGCGGCGGTGAGCCCGCTGAACCGACGACCCCGTCTGCCCGTCTTGCTTCGCTCCAGCGGGCACAGAAGCGGCAAGAGCCGCAAGGCAGAcgcagcacgcacgacgacggcggcgacgacgccccACCGGTTGCGGTGAGCGCGCGTCGCGgaccggcgacagcgaccgaggaagagagcggcggctTCATCCCACCTGGGTCGCAgaaacagcagcgcggccgcggccgcggagTGAATCGTGTCGGCCACGGACGATTTAACGAGAGTGGCGGTGCtcgaggacgcggcggcgaaggcgggcTTCGTCGCGATCGCGGCGGCTTCCGCGGTGGCGTCTCTGCGTCGTCCGCCTGTGCCTTCTCGTctcgcggccgcggccgcgggcgcggcggctcCCCGTATTCCCCTCACCGCGGTGGGCATGACAGCAGTGCCTCTCACCAtggcgaggaagagcacGATAgcaacgaggaggcgggcTTCGATTCGAACACAGCTAAGAGTGGCCCCCGCACACGCGTCATCACCACCGTAACTGCCAACGGCACGGAGCTTCCAAAGAAGCTCAACACTAAGGTCTTCGTCGATGGCCTGCCGTACACGTACGCCGCCGAGCCTGGGAAGCccacgctggaggaggaggtgctaCAGTTCGCGTCGGCGTGGAAGGTTGGCAAGCCACTGCGTCTCATTAAGAAGCCTGGGCAGGGATTTGGCTTCCTCGTGCTTCAGTCCCCCAACAGCGTCTCCACCGCCGTGCGGGTGCTGAATGGTCGCAAGTTCCTCGGCCGCACCCTCCGCGTCGAGGAGCCGAAGCCGAAGGATTTGGAAAGGACGAAGGACATTGGCGGGATGAAGGACCTGGGAAAGGACAGCTTCACGCGACAGGTGCTGCTCACAGACTTGGCCAAGGTGACACAGCCAGAGATTATCCGCGAGGTACTGCGCGACGTTGCCccgcagctggagaagaagCTGGAGGCGATTAAAATGACCTCGCAGAACCGTAAAGCCTTCCTGACCTTCGCGACGGAGGCAGAGGTGACGCCGGCCATTACCTTCCTCGACGGCTTTCACCTTCTTGGGCGGCGTATCAGCGCcacgaaggcagcggcgcccggTTCGCTGCCCTACTCACACGGTGCCACCAGGACGCCACGCGCGGCTGGCGGCCTTGCTGGGAAAAGCACCGCGGTTGCCTCGCCCGCGGCCAGCGGgtctgcggctgcagaggctgatgacgaggaggagctcaccGTCATGCCGCTCGGCTTAGAGCCGTCCAAGGTGGCCTCTGCCGCGGCCCGTCGTTGCTCACGCGCCGAAAACGTGTCAGCTTCtgccaccggcaccggcagTAACGTCACGGGGCGGACGGAGAAGTACAACCTCCTCGACGACGGCCCCAAAGATATCTATGTGGGGAACGTCGGCGAGGATgtgacggaggcgacgctgcggcagcacttCGCACCGTGCGGGGCAATCCGCAAGTGCAAGATCCTTGTGCACCCCGAGACGCACCTATCCACTGGTATTGCCCACATCGAGTTTGCGCTGCCAGCCTACGCTGCATATGCGCAGGAGCGCTATCACGGCTCTcgtctgcgcggctgcgtcctTCGCGTGGATCGCGGCGAGACGGCAAGTGCGCCTCTTGTGGCTGAGTTGCCTCCGGAGGAGGCTGAGGAGGACTATGACGAGGATGCTTACATGGAACGCTACGGCGTGAAGGACAAGAGGAAGTACTTTAAGGGCACTTCGGTCGCGGCCGAGATGGGCGCCGACCCGAACgtcgatgatgatgatgacaGCAGCGACATCGAGGACGCGCTCACGGGACGCGCCAAGAACGCCTCGAGCCAGAAGAACGGCAAGCGCGAGCGTGTGGATGCCAAGGCGCCGGCACGtgagccggcagcggcagcgaagcgccagcgcaccgaGGCTCCGGAATCAAGGGGCAAGCCACTCACAGCCGCGGTGGCTGCCAatgacagcgacgacgatgacgacgaggagcacTTCTTCGATGCGGATACCGTCGCGGTTGCAGGTGCCGGCGTCTCGTCTCACGCCTCGTGCAAGAGGACGGTGAGAAAGATCGCTGCTGACAAGGGGCGATTTGGCAAGGGCAACCAtaagaaggcgaagaagcgGTGA